In the genome of Ammospiza nelsoni isolate bAmmNel1 chromosome 7, bAmmNel1.pri, whole genome shotgun sequence, one region contains:
- the LOC132075818 gene encoding rho guanine nucleotide exchange factor 17-like isoform X2 gives MSTESPDPHVSLLSPVGSSRAVKKGELQPHHEKTGCNAETAAKSPSKGQCDLREADLPPLEDSQQPTAMSMATETWEDKPSNETSSDTPPAGNSPSPACRRSSSDIVHESTDGAKAQRECRLRPHFSDPMPTDSVKRKQLELKIAAAARQHAQKRRQERDCGPVVAKANLGHGGSFDETRRTPRGSLRSRRHWSNVSSLSTDSGIVGVNDARDDLDPTAATRTKSADVERADSGIGQMPARKWRNRASETLSSLQAWEAHRPCTDCGERDLPVETDVQNCNQRRADLCEKCRKRRTERKESVLEFVNTEASYGEDLRIIKEEFYLPMQAAGLLSQEQLQGIFSNIQELIDLNENFLEILQEEIDQAFDQGDDDLMTVCIGEIFLEFVNMLPAFQTYCLQQSSSVNMLNALEKEKELLRIFLNVSQNDNTALRRMNLRSFLMAPLQRVTKYPLLLSRIIKATTEYHPDHGSLREAKSRIESHLEHINMKTKQEGNTWTLRSFRQDSKKKREVINIEMRETALKTVGWLREETRFVMEGSLQLAQPPDGQWVKKGSKTLKFQNMQVLLLVNMKRVSESSLESAEPGPVKDAVLVLIRDKNNGKFHLLREPLRLSNCIVSTDPDCDDTFELIEIRREAFVFRDSDRARTHHWFRQIRRYSRELGSWKKRRNALPNIMISTPHTRP, from the exons ATGAGCACAGAAAGTCCTGATCCTCACGTTTCTCTGCTGTCACCTGTGGGCTCTTCCAGAGCCGTGAAGAAGGgggagctccagccccaccatgAGAAGACCGG CTGCAATGCTGAGACTGCTGCCAAATCCCCCTCCAAGGGGCAGTGTGATCTGAGGGAAGCTGATCTCCCACCTCTGGAGGACAGCCAGCAGCCCACAGCGATGTCCATGGCAACAGAGACCTGGGAGGACAAGCCAAGCAATGAGACATCCAGTGACACTCCACCTGCAGGGAAT AGCCCCAGTCCTGCCTGTCGCCGATCCAGCTCCGACATTGTCCATGAGAGCACGGATGGTGCCAAGGCCCAGCGGGAGTGCCGGCTGCGGCCGCACTTCAGTGACCCGATGCCGACAGACTCGGTGAAGAggaagcagctggagctgaagaTCGCGGCTGCAGCGCGGCAGCACGCGCAGAAGCGCCGGCAGGAGCGGGACTGTG GTCCAGTGGTAGCAAAGGCCAACCTTGGCCATGGCGGCAGCTTTGATGAGACCCGACGCACCCCACGGGGCTCCCTCCGCTCCAGACGTCACTGGAGCAACGTCAGCAGCCTGAGCACGGACAGCGGGATTGTCGGTGTGAACGATGCCCGGGATGACCTGGATCCCACTGCGGCCACCCGGACCAAGTCAGCGGATGTGGAGAGGGCAGATAGTGGCATTGGCCAGATGCCAGCCAGGAAGTGGAGGAACAGGGCCTCTGAAACgctgagctccctgcaggcCTGGGAAGCCCACCGTCCCTGCACCGACTGTGGAGAAAGGGACCTCCCGGTGGAGACAGATGTCCAGAACTGCAACCAGAGGCGCGCTGACCTCTGTGAGAAGTGCCGCAAGCGCAGGACGGAGCGCAAGGAGTCCGTGCTGGAGTTTGTCAACACAGAGGCCAGCTATGGAGAGGACCTGCGCATCATCAAAGAGGAGTTCTACCTCCCCATGCAGGCAGCTGGCCtgctcagccaggagcagctccagggcatCTTCAGCAACATCCAGGAGCTCATTGACCTCAATGAGAACTTCCTGGAGATACTTCAAGAAGAGATTGATCAGGCCTTTGATCAG GGGGACGATGACCTGATGACCGTGTGCATCGGAGAAATATTCCTGGAGTTTGTGAACATGCTGCCAGCCTTTCAGACGTACTGTCTTCAGCAGTCCTCCTCTGTGAATATGCTCAATGctctggagaaggagaaggagttGCTCAG AATATTCCTCAACGTCTCCCAGAATGACAACACGGCGCTGCGGCGGATGAACCTGAGGTCCTTCCTGATGGcccctttgcaaagggtcacCAAGTACcccctgctgctcagcagaatCATCAAGGCCACCACCGAGTACCACCCGGACCACGGCAGCCTGCGGGAGGCCAAGAGCCGCATCGAGTCCCACCTGGAGCACATCAACATGAAAACCAAGCAGGAGGGGAACACGTGGACGCTCCGATCCTTTCGCCAGGACAGCAAGAAGAAGAGGGAAGTCATCAACATCGAGATGAGAGAAACCGCCCTCAAAACTGTCGGGTGGCTGCGGGAGGAAACGCGGTTTGTGATGGAGGGGTCTCTGCAGCTGGCCCAGCCCCCCGACGGCCAGTGGGTGAAGAAAGGCAGCAAGACCCTGAAGTTCCAGAACATGCAGGTCCTCCTCCTGGTGAATATGAAGCGTGTGTCCGAGTCCAGCCTGGAATCGGCTGAGCCAGGGCCTGTGAAGGACGCAGTGCTGGTTCTCATCAGGGACAAAAATAACGGGAAGTTCCATTTGCTCAGGGAGCCCTTGAGGCTGAGTAATTGCATCGTCTCCACTGATCCCGACTGCGACGACACCTTCGAACTCATTGAGATCAGGCGGGAGGCGTTTGTGTTCCGGGACAGCGACCGGGCACGGACTCACCACTGGTTCAGGCAGATCCGGCGCTACTCCAGGGAGCTGGGCTCCTGGAAGAAGCGGCGGAACGCGCTGCCCAACATCATGATCAGCACTCCTCACACCAGGCCCTGA
- the TSN gene encoding translin yields the protein MSVSEMFAALQGVLGQDQDIREEIRKVVQALEQTAREILTLLQGVHQGPGFQHIPKKCQKAREHFGTVRTQMESLKTKFPADQYYRFHEHWRFVLQRLVFLAAFVVYLESETLVTREAVAEILGIEADRERGFHLDIEDYLSGVLTLASELARLAVNSVTAGDYSRPLRISTFINELDSGFRLLNLKNDSLRKRYDGLKYDVKKIEEVVYDLSIRGLNKEATVGAGGEK from the exons ATGTCGGTGAGCGAGATGTTCGCGGCGCTGCAGGGAGTGCTCGGCCAGGACCAGGACATCCGAGAG GAGATCCGGAAGGTGGTGCAGGCGCTGGAGCAGACGGCGCGGGAGATCCTGACGCTGCTGCAGGGCGTGCACCAGGGGCCCGGCTTCCAGCACA ttcCAAAGAAGTGTCAGAAGGCTCGTGAGCACTTTGGTACAGTGAGGACACAGATGGAGTCCCTGAAGACCAAGTTTCCTGCTGATCAGTATTACAG GTTTCATGAGCACTGGAGGTTTGTGCTGCAGCGGCTGGTGTTCCTGGCAGCGTTTGTAGTCTACTTGGAGTCAGAAACATTAGTGACCCGAGAAGCTGTTGCAGAAATACTTGGGA TTGAAGCTGATCGAGAACGGGGCTTTCACCTGGACATTGAAGATTATCTTTCTGGTGTATTAACTCTGGCCAGTGAGCTG gccaggctggcagtgaaCAGTGTCACAGCTGGGGACTATTCTCGCCCTCTCCGCATCTCAACCTTTATCAACGAGCTGGATTCTGGCTTCCGCCTCCTCAACCTGAAGAACGACTCCCTGAGGAAGCGCTACGATGGCCTGAAATACGATGTCAAGAAGATCGAGGAGGTGGTTTATGACTTGTCCATCAGAGGACTCAACAAGGAGGCGACAGTTGGTGCAGGCGGGGAGAAGTGA
- the LOC132075818 gene encoding uncharacterized protein LOC132075818 isoform X1, with the protein MTYISVDERQEHCRVISSCQNNQLCAQHGLKDFSVSSMHPLKNLDTHIFSGDFHTLACHTGKARLASPVENRMYRSVENLHWAAVADCGLYSHCRSLDNEIIFHYRGTSQWTEGCVDVAPVQSAADSLRSLSLRAKQTSRSAQDVLLPPFAKVPQWLFPSAQERALHGDARKELKEKLRLHSSKVAEPCKPLRPQVALPELLAQECFGCQVCQQCRNGCAVKCCTVLVEHTALRHSLTAGQGLCLAHRIISPEDIKQEAQRRLQLRRQNSSPNLPLQHAGESHEMSKSRTAETVEQCSGETDGKVSLGQSKKGRCKGRLYIPTFEEFKQMRSKEGNSSNSSSGPADCLKKGLPANQTQEEEKSKNVCPEALETKAVNEPAVTAEEDDDVFHENHTSAGFSQNPATWDGFKMSSPEVKDRTFQTSTPDTSPVPICSSPIPRSPLQAGAIHSAGQEIFSAEQQKGDTRQLNDVPHVAGQSLASEAQSSCCSSLLLEATDLSSYGAKLQKMKDEFIGSALELIKKSCNAETAAKSPSKGQCDLREADLPPLEDSQQPTAMSMATETWEDKPSNETSSDTPPAGNSPSPACRRSSSDIVHESTDGAKAQRECRLRPHFSDPMPTDSVKRKQLELKIAAAARQHAQKRRQERDCGPVVAKANLGHGGSFDETRRTPRGSLRSRRHWSNVSSLSTDSGIVGVNDARDDLDPTAATRTKSADVERADSGIGQMPARKWRNRASETLSSLQAWEAHRPCTDCGERDLPVETDVQNCNQRRADLCEKCRKRRTERKESVLEFVNTEASYGEDLRIIKEEFYLPMQAAGLLSQEQLQGIFSNIQELIDLNENFLEILQEEIDQAFDQGDDDLMTVCIGEIFLEFVNMLPAFQTYCLQQSSSVNMLNALEKEKELLRIFLNVSQNDNTALRRMNLRSFLMAPLQRVTKYPLLLSRIIKATTEYHPDHGSLREAKSRIESHLEHINMKTKQEGNTWTLRSFRQDSKKKREVINIEMRETALKTVGWLREETRFVMEGSLQLAQPPDGQWVKKGSKTLKFQNMQVLLLVNMKRVSESSLESAEPGPVKDAVLVLIRDKNNGKFHLLREPLRLSNCIVSTDPDCDDTFELIEIRREAFVFRDSDRARTHHWFRQIRRYSRELGSWKKRRNALPNIMISTPHTRP; encoded by the exons ATGACATACATCAGTGTTGATGAGAGACAGGAACACTGCCGGGTGATCTCGAGCTGCCAAAACAATCAGCTCTGTGCACAACATGGCTTAAAGGATTTTTCAGTTAGCAGCATGCATCCACTAAAGAACCTAGACACTCATATTTTTTCTGGGGACTTCCACACTCTTGCCTGCCACACAGGCAAGGCCCGTTTGGCCAGTCCTGTGGAAAACCGGATGTATCGGAGTGTGGAAAACCTGCACTGGGCAGCAGTTGCTGACTGTGGGCTGTATTCTCACTGCCGGAGCCTGGATAACGAGATCATCTTCCACTACAGAGGCACCAGTCAGTGGACAGAaggctgtgtggatgtggcccCAGTACAGAGTGCAGCAGACTCTCTGAGGAGCCTTTCTCTCCGTGCTAAACAGACATCCCGATCTGCACAGGATGtgctcctccctccctttgCCAAAGTGCCTCAGTGGCTCTTCCCTTCCGCACAGGAAAGAGCCCTGCATGGGGATGCCAGaaaggagctgaaggagaagctgaggctgcacAGCAGTAaggtggcagagccctgcaagCCACTGCGCCCACAGGtggccctgcctgagctgctggccCAGGAGTGCTTTGGGTGCCAGGtgtgccagcagtgcaggaatggctgtgctgtgaagtgCTGCACGGTTCTGGTGGAACACactgctctcaggcacagcctcacagcaggacagggactgTGCTTGGCACACAGGATCATCAGCCCAGAAGACATCAAGCAGGAAGCTCAGAGGAGGCTTCAGCTCCGAAGGCAGAATAGCTCCCCGAATTTGCCCCTTCAGCATGCTGGGGAAAGCCATGAGATGAGCAAATCCAGAACAGCAGAGACCGTAGAGCAGTGCAGTGGGGAAACAGATGGCAAAGTCTCATTGGGACAGAGCAAGAAAGGCCGCTGCAAAGGGAGGCTCTACATACCCACCTTTGAGGAGTTCAAGCAAATGAGAAGTAAGGAGGGAAATTCATCTAACAGCAGCAGTGGGCCAGCAGATTGCTTGAAAAAGGGTCTGCCTGCAAACCAgacacaggaggaggaaaaaagtaagAATGTCTGTCCAGAAGCTTTAGAGACCAAAGCTGTGAATGAacctgctgtcactgcagaggaAGATGATGATGTATTTCATGAAAACCACACCTCTGCTGGCTTCTCCCAAAACCCAGCCACATGGGATGGTTTCAAGATGAGCAGTCCTGAGGTGAAGGACAGAACATTCCAGACCTCCACCCCAGATACATCACCAGTCCCTATTTGCTCCAGTCCTATACCACGATCACCTCTACAGGCAGGAGCAATAcacagtgctgggcaggagatcttcagtgctgagcagcagaaaggagacACAAGACAATTAAATGATGTCCCCCACGTGGCAGGGCAGTCACTGGCTTCTGAAGCCCAGTCCTCTTGCTGTTCATCGCTGCTGTTAGAAGCCACAGACTTATCCAGCTATGGAGCTAAGCTACAAAAAATGAAGGATGAATTCATAGGTTCGGCCTTGGAACTTATTAAGAAAAG CTGCAATGCTGAGACTGCTGCCAAATCCCCCTCCAAGGGGCAGTGTGATCTGAGGGAAGCTGATCTCCCACCTCTGGAGGACAGCCAGCAGCCCACAGCGATGTCCATGGCAACAGAGACCTGGGAGGACAAGCCAAGCAATGAGACATCCAGTGACACTCCACCTGCAGGGAAT AGCCCCAGTCCTGCCTGTCGCCGATCCAGCTCCGACATTGTCCATGAGAGCACGGATGGTGCCAAGGCCCAGCGGGAGTGCCGGCTGCGGCCGCACTTCAGTGACCCGATGCCGACAGACTCGGTGAAGAggaagcagctggagctgaagaTCGCGGCTGCAGCGCGGCAGCACGCGCAGAAGCGCCGGCAGGAGCGGGACTGTG GTCCAGTGGTAGCAAAGGCCAACCTTGGCCATGGCGGCAGCTTTGATGAGACCCGACGCACCCCACGGGGCTCCCTCCGCTCCAGACGTCACTGGAGCAACGTCAGCAGCCTGAGCACGGACAGCGGGATTGTCGGTGTGAACGATGCCCGGGATGACCTGGATCCCACTGCGGCCACCCGGACCAAGTCAGCGGATGTGGAGAGGGCAGATAGTGGCATTGGCCAGATGCCAGCCAGGAAGTGGAGGAACAGGGCCTCTGAAACgctgagctccctgcaggcCTGGGAAGCCCACCGTCCCTGCACCGACTGTGGAGAAAGGGACCTCCCGGTGGAGACAGATGTCCAGAACTGCAACCAGAGGCGCGCTGACCTCTGTGAGAAGTGCCGCAAGCGCAGGACGGAGCGCAAGGAGTCCGTGCTGGAGTTTGTCAACACAGAGGCCAGCTATGGAGAGGACCTGCGCATCATCAAAGAGGAGTTCTACCTCCCCATGCAGGCAGCTGGCCtgctcagccaggagcagctccagggcatCTTCAGCAACATCCAGGAGCTCATTGACCTCAATGAGAACTTCCTGGAGATACTTCAAGAAGAGATTGATCAGGCCTTTGATCAG GGGGACGATGACCTGATGACCGTGTGCATCGGAGAAATATTCCTGGAGTTTGTGAACATGCTGCCAGCCTTTCAGACGTACTGTCTTCAGCAGTCCTCCTCTGTGAATATGCTCAATGctctggagaaggagaaggagttGCTCAG AATATTCCTCAACGTCTCCCAGAATGACAACACGGCGCTGCGGCGGATGAACCTGAGGTCCTTCCTGATGGcccctttgcaaagggtcacCAAGTACcccctgctgctcagcagaatCATCAAGGCCACCACCGAGTACCACCCGGACCACGGCAGCCTGCGGGAGGCCAAGAGCCGCATCGAGTCCCACCTGGAGCACATCAACATGAAAACCAAGCAGGAGGGGAACACGTGGACGCTCCGATCCTTTCGCCAGGACAGCAAGAAGAAGAGGGAAGTCATCAACATCGAGATGAGAGAAACCGCCCTCAAAACTGTCGGGTGGCTGCGGGAGGAAACGCGGTTTGTGATGGAGGGGTCTCTGCAGCTGGCCCAGCCCCCCGACGGCCAGTGGGTGAAGAAAGGCAGCAAGACCCTGAAGTTCCAGAACATGCAGGTCCTCCTCCTGGTGAATATGAAGCGTGTGTCCGAGTCCAGCCTGGAATCGGCTGAGCCAGGGCCTGTGAAGGACGCAGTGCTGGTTCTCATCAGGGACAAAAATAACGGGAAGTTCCATTTGCTCAGGGAGCCCTTGAGGCTGAGTAATTGCATCGTCTCCACTGATCCCGACTGCGACGACACCTTCGAACTCATTGAGATCAGGCGGGAGGCGTTTGTGTTCCGGGACAGCGACCGGGCACGGACTCACCACTGGTTCAGGCAGATCCGGCGCTACTCCAGGGAGCTGGGCTCCTGGAAGAAGCGGCGGAACGCGCTGCCCAACATCATGATCAGCACTCCTCACACCAGGCCCTGA